A single genomic interval of Armigeres subalbatus isolate Guangzhou_Male chromosome 1, GZ_Asu_2, whole genome shotgun sequence harbors:
- the LOC134206535 gene encoding uncharacterized protein LOC134206535, translated as MSSLTYNIAPFCEHGPGSTNSRWEEWRDQFVAYLDLKKVHDCDEKHKALLCFGGPDIRKIAKDVVVSDNLMDNQYRATMEALDNYYSPRMSLRYERLKFRQMTFSPNERLDQFVVRLKTQAAMCSFGDEVDSMVMDQIVYATQNDDKLRAKYLECDTTLDEMLKIGRTYETVNQQVHEIRFKSPDNIEVNAILNADNVHRTKKLSCVRCSGNHTSVDPLCPARGSRCGVDLRLIIDTGADEDVLGIDDWTTLKRVGFEAYDIRKGSDKIFQAYGSNKPLIVLGEVDAMIAVGEQSCRTTFFVIQDGKHSLLSGQTAERLGVVKFLRSLGNETFPSIKGMCASIKIDKSIPPVRQGYRRIPIPLEEITILKLKELMSQDVIERVNEACEWVSPCSLNAKVQTRNVTIKVPSNSEFVFVND; from the exons ATGTCTTCg TTAACGTATAATATTGCGCCATTCTGCGAACACGGACCCGGATCTACCAATTCCCGTTGGGAGGAATGGAGAGATCAATTTGTGGCTTATTTGGATTTAAAGAAAGTACATGACTGTGACGAAAAACATAAGGCATTATTATGTTTTGGTGGACCTGACATCAGGAAAATCGCCAAGGATGTTGTCGTTAGTGATAATTTGATGGACAACCAATATCGTGCAACGATGGAGGCACTGGACAACTACTACTCCCCACGTATGTCTCTACGCTACGAAAGGTTGAAGTTCCGACAAATGACTTTCAGTCCAAACGAGAGACTGGATCAGTTTGTAGTACGCTTGAAAACTCAAGCAGCAATGTGTAGCTTTGGTGATGAAGTAGATAGCATGGTTATGGACCAAATTGTTTATGCTACTCAAAATGACGACAAGCTGAGAGCTAAATATTTGGAATGTGACACAACACTGGACGAAATGTTGAAAATTGGGCGCACGTATGAAACTGTTAACCAAcag GTCCACGAAATTCGATTCAAATCGCCTGATAACATTGAAGTCAATGCTATCCTGAACGCCGACAATGTACACAGAACGAAGAAATTGTCTTGCGTCAGATGTTCGGGAAATCATACGTCAGTAGATCCTTTATGCCCAGCTCGAGGATCACGAT GTGGGGTCGATCTTCGACTTATCATCGATACAGGAGCCGATGAGGACGTGCTCGGCATAGACGATTGGACCACCTTGAAACGAGTTGGATTTGAAGCTTACGACATCAGAAAGGGAAGCGATAAAATATTTCAAGCCTACGGATCAAATAAACCGTTGATAGTCTTAGGAGAGGTAGACGCAATGATCGCAGTGGGAGAGCAATCCTGCCGGACAACCTTCTTTGTTATTCAAGATGGGAAACATTCACTCCTCTCTGGACAAACGGCGGAACGTTTGGGAGTGGTGAAATTTCTGAGATCGCTAGGAAATGAAACGTTTCCATCTATCAAAG GCATGTGTGCCTCTATAAAGATTGATAAATCCATACCCCCTGTAAGACAAGGCTATCGTCGTATTCCAATTCCATTGGAAGAGATCACCATACTAAAACTTAAAGAGTTAATGAGCCAAGATGTGATCGAGCGGGTGAATGAGGCGTGCGAATGGGTTTCCCCATGCTCGTTAAACGCAAAAGTTCAAACGAG